The following is a genomic window from Rutidosis leptorrhynchoides isolate AG116_Rl617_1_P2 chromosome 8, CSIRO_AGI_Rlap_v1, whole genome shotgun sequence.
ATGGCCCATGTTTTATAGGAAGAAAAAAATATAGACCTAATGATATACTGGAAGTAGTTTGGTAAGATGGAACATACAGAGACTGAATGCCATCCTTAATTTCTTGAAGACGTTTATCTTCCTTCTCATAACCTAGATTAAAAAACGTTGTGTGAGAAACACCGCCTAATAAGATTGCTTAGATTTAAAATTAGCATATTTGGACCTAAAAAGTAAAGTTTTTACTTGCTAAAAAAGGAAGCTTCTTCCAATCTGTGAAATCACTAGTTGTTTCCTGGACAGACTGCTCTTTGTGTATTAAATCTAACTCGATTTCAGCCTCCTGTATTTCCTGTTAAATATTAAAACTGTTAGTTATGATTTTAAGTATTACAAAAAGCTAATAAAACTAGAACCTACCATAAGTTTTTCATCTGTTTCCTTGGTAAAGAAATCAAAGTACGATTGTACAGAAGTCAAATTTGCAAGGACCTGCCACACCCATTAAATATCATGTATTAAAACCTAATGTTAGTGAATTATGAACCATGAAACACATCACATCATAATTTTATAAGTGTTCTTTACCCGAAGAAGTGACTCGCGTGTACGCATGAAATCTGAGTCATCTTGTTTTGTGGGGTTCGATGTGAGAACTCCCTTTAGAATCTAGGCATGCAAAATGTACAGTTAAAAATAGGTATCATAAACAGTTCTCAAGTGAAAATAATAAAATAGCAAAATATGCATACCCCTTTAGCTTCATCCCCTTCAGTTTTAAGCTTACATAGAGCACGGCAAGTACTTCGCACAAGATCTTCATGATTTTCTATATAAACAGATAATCAATAAGATCAGTTTTTCTATTTAACTATCTTACTAATTATCCATTAAAAAACGCACCACCTTCTGATAGACCCAAAGTTTCAATATTTCTCCAAATTCTTTCAGGAATCAAACAAATATCTTCATCAGGAGAGTACAAACAGATGGTGGCAATAAGCGCTAATGAAAGTTGCATAAATGGGCCTTCACATGTATGTTGACCAAGGCTGACTAAACACGGAAGGAAACTATCAGCTGCACCAAGAACGGATTGTAATTGTGGTCTCTCAGCAAACGAAACACACTTCATTAAAAGAGCCATTGCACGTGTCCTTAAAAGTGGTGACGTATCAGATGAAGCTACTACAACTATTTGATCCCATATACTTGAAATGATTGAACATAGAATCGACTCCTCACATGAACTATTTTGTTCAATTGTTGATTCACTGTCTGCTTCTAGACCGATCAAATTCCCCAAGTGTTTCAGTGATATTGAACGTTGTTCTGGTTCGCTATGACCCATCAAAGAAGATAAAAGGTCAACTAAAGGAGATTGACTTTGATGAAGAGTCTTGACGCCATCATTAAATAAGGATGATAACCACTTATCTGTCTGCAACCGCCAAGAGATTTTTGGGGCGTTGTGTGAAAATTTCTTCATTGCTGAACAAAGAGGACCAATTACTCTATCTAAACCAAACAAGCGAGGAGCTTCAAGTATGCAGTCAATAACTGTAGATGCAACTTCCCAGCAACCGTTTTCTTGTAATTTAAGAACTATTTCAGCAAGTTGTTCAACGCTCTTCGATAAATGATCAACCAAGCTATGTGAATCGGTTTCAAGCAGGGATGATAAACATTTCGAGTACACAAAACACTGTGCCAACGTGGTTGTGATCTTTTTAGCTGGTTGATAATGAAGTTTCCAGCATAGTTCTATAGTCGGATGGAGCTTCGAAACCAGACCTTCCAGGTCTATGAAAAATTCTGTAACTTCTTCAATGGACACCGGGTGACCGTTTTGAATTGCTACGGAAGTGTTACCAGTGTCGATTTGTAACGCATCGATCAGGAACAATGAATGTGATTCAGAATTACCATTAACGGGAACGAAACCTGATTCACGTAATCTTTCAACTAGCAAAGTTTTGCAGCTTTCCACCACTGCTTGAAATGCATAAAGGTAGTCATAGAAGGATGTTGTGGGCTCAAATGTAGCAAAACCCGCCCAAAATACAAGCGACTGTAGTATCTCACGTTTTCTTTGAAATGATAAATCAAGAAAAACGGATGCCAAAACAAGAATTGTTGGAGCCCTGTTATATGTAATTCGATTCTCAGAATCATCTCTTATGTTACTCAAAAGCTCATCAAAGCACAAAGATTCGAAATCAAGATTTTCCTCATTAGACGCCTTCCTTAAGGAATAAGAGATGAGTGGCTTCAACAAACGCAAAACAGAATCCACAAACGCCACATCAGCATATGACGCTTTAGACAAAGACTGAAGAACGTGTACAACTCTAGGTATTTCGGGTACCATTGCTTCCATATGCTCAGTTACAATGGCTTCAAGTACATATAAAATGATTGCTTTCACATTCTTTGCAACAAGTCCCAAAAACAAGGAAGATCTTCTAGAACCTTCTAAATACGGCCATGAACATAAGTCCGAAAACCAGCATAACAGATCAGGCACAACACTTGAAGGAAGAACTCTTAATTGCAATCCGACAGCCTCCAATATCGCCTCCCCAAACACTTTAAACTGTTTCTTTAAATTCGGAAAAAACTGGCTGATTTCGGGGCATATTACACGAAAAGACTCATCTTTTTGATCAATAATATCACTAACTACAGCAAGTTCATCGTTAAAAATCGATAACAAAGTCGTTAATTCAGACAAATCGTTAGCAAGAACGAGTCTTTCTTTCTGATATTGTTTTGCGTTACGAGATATTGCTAACCATCCAATAAACCGAACCAGAGgagatgaagaggaagaaaaagaggaTATTTTCTTCACCCAAACAGACGAAGGAACCAAATTACTATATCGCCCTTCTTCACCTCCACTCGATGCTATCACCAATCTTTGAAGAATTGTCCAGTGGCGTTCAACCTCGTGTACCTTAGTCAAATTCAATTGAAAAGTCCCTCGGTGACAATAAGATACTAATAGATCATTCAAATATTCAGCAGATTCTAATATTATATCAATTATACGTTCCGGAGGACAATTAAGTTCAGTAGCAGAGTGCAATAGAAACACCAAACTCTGCAGAAGAATCTCACGCAACGAGTGCTGATCTTTAAGCAAAGAATTTATCAAAAAATTGCACAACAAAGCTTGATTTTGTCGAACTAACGTGATAGCATCCATCGATGATATATCTGACTCAGAAAATTGCATGACATCATCTTTTTCGTCACTGTCTGGCAAAGTTTTTTTATACTTACAATCTAATTTAGCAgcttcaagaagaatttcaagaACTAATTTGTCCCGTTTCTTCTCTAAGTGAGCTATAGTTTCCATTTTACCGTCACCTTTTTCCAAAATTCTTCTGATTTCTGCAAAACCATAATTATTATTCGTTTTGCTGATTATCGTCTCTGGGATTAGCTTAGGATTATCTTTGAAAGACATGATAAAGAAGGGATTAATGTAGCACTCTGCAGCCAATAACAGGGCATCTATGGCTGCATTATGGCCCTCAGGTGTAACTTCACTCTGTGAATGTAAATCAAAAGCGACTCGTTTAAACTCAGAGGCCCACAACTCACAATCTGCATAACTCATGAGCTGTAAGCACTCTCTATGCAAGTCAGAGTACTCCGTTGCACTTAAGTTAGTGACCACTTTTTTCTCAACATAATGTTTTTCTTCTGTGTTGGTATTGCAATGACTTAGATCTGAGGTGGTCTTATCGGGAACAGGAGAAACATAGGTAAGCACCATGTCTCTGACTTCGGGTGGTGCGAAATGCATGCTGACATCATCAAAAGTTTCTACCTTAGTTGTAGTATCGGATGCGTCTGTTTTTCCATCGGTATCTTCCTGGTCAATATTTGGTGGCAACTGAGGATTCGCAGACTCAAAAGTTGGGACTTTTCCAAGGTCAACATTTGGTGGCAATTGCATATGAGGCTCTATAATCGAGAGAAGTACACtgcaagaaaaataataataataatt
Proteins encoded in this region:
- the LOC139861573 gene encoding uncharacterized protein isoform X1, translated to MNEIESLDPRLKPLSYKVKAISRESPTQKASHILDIDLRNHWSTATNTKEWILLELDEPCLLSHIRIYNKSVLEWEISVGLRYKPETFIKARPRCEAPRRDMVYPMNYTACRYVRISCLRGNPIAIFYIQLIGVPVTGLEPEFQPVINHLLPHITSHKQDDEDIHLQLLQDLTKRLVAFLPQLEADLNSFSDAPEPTLRFLAMLAGPFYPILHILSERENAKSGGNALDTEASKNSLQSTALTISSNFEPRRSRNTIPTSFHTSTVFRPDAILLLLRKAYKDSHLATVCKTASKVLLKLEHPIMVQQASISSSDVTAVNDEDTSSESLSTIQITDYSSLFGEEFGVTDDHWDLKYHQLLDIKSVEEGILHVLFACASQPLLCSKLAGNSSDFWSTLPLIQALLPALRPNFSSLGHVDESFSPWRQPFVQHALSQVVVTSVSSMYRPLLHGCAGYLSSFSPSNAKAACVLIDLCTGVLGPWMGQVIAKVDLAIELIGDLLGVIYGAHHALPKARAALKYIVLALSGHMDDVMAKYKDVKHQILFLLEILEPLLDPALTPLKSTIAFGNVSPVYLDSQEQICSVALNVIRTAVTKSAILPSLESEWRRGSVAPFVLLSIIEPHMQLPPNVDLGKVPTFESANPQLPPNIDQEDTDGKTDASDTTTKVETFDDVSMHFAPPEVRDMVLTYVSPVPDKTTSDLSHCNTNTEEKHYVEKKVVTNLSATEYSDLHRECLQLMSYADCELWASEFKRVAFDLHSQSEVTPEGHNAAIDALLLAAECYINPFFIMSFKDNPKLIPETIISKTNNNYGFAEIRRILEKGDGKMETIAHLEKKRDKLVLEILLEAAKLDCKYKKTLPDSDEKDDVMQFSESDISSMDAITLVRQNQALLCNFLINSLLKDQHSLREILLQSLVFLLHSATELNCPPERIIDIILESAEYLNDLLVSYCHRGTFQLNLTKVHEVERHWTILQRLVIASSGGEEGRYSNLVPSSVWVKKISSFSSSSSPLVRFIGWLAISRNAKQYQKERLVLANDLSELTTLLSIFNDELAVVSDIIDQKDESFRVICPEISQFFPNLKKQFKVFGEAILEAVGLQLRVLPSSVVPDLLCWFSDLCSWPYLEGSRRSSLFLGLVAKNVKAIILYVLEAIVTEHMEAMVPEIPRVVHVLQSLSKASYADVAFVDSVLRLLKPLISYSLRKASNEENLDFESLCFDELLSNIRDDSENRITYNRAPTILVLASVFLDLSFQRKREILQSLVFWAGFATFEPTTSFYDYLYAFQAVVESCKTLLVERLRESGFVPVNGNSESHSLFLIDALQIDTGNTSVAIQNGHPVSIEEVTEFFIDLEGLVSKLHPTIELCWKLHYQPAKKITTTLAQCFVYSKCLSSLLETDSHSLVDHLSKSVEQLAEIVLKLQENGCWEVASTVIDCILEAPRLFGLDRVIGPLCSAMKKFSHNAPKISWRLQTDKWLSSLFNDGVKTLHQSQSPLVDLLSSLMGHSEPEQRSISLKHLGNLIGLEADSESTIEQNSSCEESILCSIISSIWDQIVVVASSDTSPLLRTRAMALLMKCVSFAERPQLQSVLGAADSFLPCLVSLGQHTCEGPFMQLSLALIATICLYSPDEDICLIPERIWRNIETLGLSEENHEDLVRSTCRALCKLKTEGDEAKGILKGVLTSNPTKQDDSDFMRTRESLLRVLANLTSVQSYFDFFTKETDEKLMEIQEAEIELDLIHKEQSVQETTSDFTDWKKLPFLASYEKEDKRLQEIKDGIQSLEKAKVKEEIIARRQKKLLIKRARQKYLEETALHEAELLQELDRERAAEMENEIERQKLLAAERAKTREFQHNLDMEKEKKTQREIQRELEQAESGVQQGSRREFSSNSSRPRERYRERDNGRPTNEGNLKTSGGLQSDSTNPNSSMSVAPARQFSGQAPALLQSRDRQDEGGSSYEENFDGSRDSGDTGSVGEPDLMIALEGHSGNFGSGQRNVSRGNKSRQMMDRRERDGRREGKWERRH
- the LOC139861573 gene encoding uncharacterized protein isoform X2, coding for MLAGPFYPILHILSERENAKSGGNALDTEASKNSLQSTALTISSNFEPRRSRNTIPTSFHTSTVFRPDAILLLLRKAYKDSHLATVCKTASKVLLKLEHPIMVQQASISSSDVTAVNDEDTSSESLSTIQITDYSSLFGEEFGVTDDHWDLKYHQLLDIKSVEEGILHVLFACASQPLLCSKLAGNSSDFWSTLPLIQALLPALRPNFSSLGHVDESFSPWRQPFVQHALSQVVVTSVSSMYRPLLHGCAGYLSSFSPSNAKAACVLIDLCTGVLGPWMGQVIAKVDLAIELIGDLLGVIYGAHHALPKARAALKYIVLALSGHMDDVMAKYKDVKHQILFLLEILEPLLDPALTPLKSTIAFGNVSPVYLDSQEQICSVALNVIRTAVTKSAILPSLESEWRRGSVAPFVLLSIIEPHMQLPPNVDLGKVPTFESANPQLPPNIDQEDTDGKTDASDTTTKVETFDDVSMHFAPPEVRDMVLTYVSPVPDKTTSDLSHCNTNTEEKHYVEKKVVTNLSATEYSDLHRECLQLMSYADCELWASEFKRVAFDLHSQSEVTPEGHNAAIDALLLAAECYINPFFIMSFKDNPKLIPETIISKTNNNYGFAEIRRILEKGDGKMETIAHLEKKRDKLVLEILLEAAKLDCKYKKTLPDSDEKDDVMQFSESDISSMDAITLVRQNQALLCNFLINSLLKDQHSLREILLQSLVFLLHSATELNCPPERIIDIILESAEYLNDLLVSYCHRGTFQLNLTKVHEVERHWTILQRLVIASSGGEEGRYSNLVPSSVWVKKISSFSSSSSPLVRFIGWLAISRNAKQYQKERLVLANDLSELTTLLSIFNDELAVVSDIIDQKDESFRVICPEISQFFPNLKKQFKVFGEAILEAVGLQLRVLPSSVVPDLLCWFSDLCSWPYLEGSRRSSLFLGLVAKNVKAIILYVLEAIVTEHMEAMVPEIPRVVHVLQSLSKASYADVAFVDSVLRLLKPLISYSLRKASNEENLDFESLCFDELLSNIRDDSENRITYNRAPTILVLASVFLDLSFQRKREILQSLVFWAGFATFEPTTSFYDYLYAFQAVVESCKTLLVERLRESGFVPVNGNSESHSLFLIDALQIDTGNTSVAIQNGHPVSIEEVTEFFIDLEGLVSKLHPTIELCWKLHYQPAKKITTTLAQCFVYSKCLSSLLETDSHSLVDHLSKSVEQLAEIVLKLQENGCWEVASTVIDCILEAPRLFGLDRVIGPLCSAMKKFSHNAPKISWRLQTDKWLSSLFNDGVKTLHQSQSPLVDLLSSLMGHSEPEQRSISLKHLGNLIGLEADSESTIEQNSSCEESILCSIISSIWDQIVVVASSDTSPLLRTRAMALLMKCVSFAERPQLQSVLGAADSFLPCLVSLGQHTCEGPFMQLSLALIATICLYSPDEDICLIPERIWRNIETLGLSEENHEDLVRSTCRALCKLKTEGDEAKGILKGVLTSNPTKQDDSDFMRTRESLLRVLANLTSVQSYFDFFTKETDEKLMEIQEAEIELDLIHKEQSVQETTSDFTDWKKLPFLASYEKEDKRLQEIKDGIQSLEKAKVKEEIIARRQKKLLIKRARQKYLEETALHEAELLQELDRERAAEMENEIERQKLLAAERAKTREFQHNLDMEKEKKTQREIQRELEQAESGVQQGSRREFSSNSSRPRERYRERDNGRPTNEGNLKTSGGLQSDSTNPNSSMSVAPARQFSGQAPALLQSRDRQDEGGSSYEENFDGSRDSGDTGSVGEPDLMIALEGHSGNFGSGQRNVSRGNKSRQMMDRRERDGRREGKWERRH
- the LOC139861573 gene encoding uncharacterized protein isoform X3, coding for MFFLLVHHSKLAGNSSDFWSTLPLIQALLPALRPNFSSLGHVDESFSPWRQPFVQHALSQVVVTSVSSMYRPLLHGCAGYLSSFSPSNAKAACVLIDLCTGVLGPWMGQVIAKVDLAIELIGDLLGVIYGAHHALPKARAALKYIVLALSGHMDDVMAKYKDVKHQILFLLEILEPLLDPALTPLKSTIAFGNVSPVYLDSQEQICSVALNVIRTAVTKSAILPSLESEWRRGSVAPFVLLSIIEPHMQLPPNVDLGKVPTFESANPQLPPNIDQEDTDGKTDASDTTTKVETFDDVSMHFAPPEVRDMVLTYVSPVPDKTTSDLSHCNTNTEEKHYVEKKVVTNLSATEYSDLHRECLQLMSYADCELWASEFKRVAFDLHSQSEVTPEGHNAAIDALLLAAECYINPFFIMSFKDNPKLIPETIISKTNNNYGFAEIRRILEKGDGKMETIAHLEKKRDKLVLEILLEAAKLDCKYKKTLPDSDEKDDVMQFSESDISSMDAITLVRQNQALLCNFLINSLLKDQHSLREILLQSLVFLLHSATELNCPPERIIDIILESAEYLNDLLVSYCHRGTFQLNLTKVHEVERHWTILQRLVIASSGGEEGRYSNLVPSSVWVKKISSFSSSSSPLVRFIGWLAISRNAKQYQKERLVLANDLSELTTLLSIFNDELAVVSDIIDQKDESFRVICPEISQFFPNLKKQFKVFGEAILEAVGLQLRVLPSSVVPDLLCWFSDLCSWPYLEGSRRSSLFLGLVAKNVKAIILYVLEAIVTEHMEAMVPEIPRVVHVLQSLSKASYADVAFVDSVLRLLKPLISYSLRKASNEENLDFESLCFDELLSNIRDDSENRITYNRAPTILVLASVFLDLSFQRKREILQSLVFWAGFATFEPTTSFYDYLYAFQAVVESCKTLLVERLRESGFVPVNGNSESHSLFLIDALQIDTGNTSVAIQNGHPVSIEEVTEFFIDLEGLVSKLHPTIELCWKLHYQPAKKITTTLAQCFVYSKCLSSLLETDSHSLVDHLSKSVEQLAEIVLKLQENGCWEVASTVIDCILEAPRLFGLDRVIGPLCSAMKKFSHNAPKISWRLQTDKWLSSLFNDGVKTLHQSQSPLVDLLSSLMGHSEPEQRSISLKHLGNLIGLEADSESTIEQNSSCEESILCSIISSIWDQIVVVASSDTSPLLRTRAMALLMKCVSFAERPQLQSVLGAADSFLPCLVSLGQHTCEGPFMQLSLALIATICLYSPDEDICLIPERIWRNIETLGLSEENHEDLVRSTCRALCKLKTEGDEAKGILKGVLTSNPTKQDDSDFMRTRESLLRVLANLTSVQSYFDFFTKETDEKLMEIQEAEIELDLIHKEQSVQETTSDFTDWKKLPFLASYEKEDKRLQEIKDGIQSLEKAKVKEEIIARRQKKLLIKRARQKYLEETALHEAELLQELDRERAAEMENEIERQKLLAAERAKTREFQHNLDMEKEKKTQREIQRELEQAESGVQQGSRREFSSNSSRPRERYRERDNGRPTNEGNLKTSGGLQSDSTNPNSSMSVAPARQFSGQAPALLQSRDRQDEGGSSYEENFDGSRDSGDTGSVGEPDLMIALEGHSGNFGSGQRNVSRGNKSRQMMDRRERDGRREGKWERRH